DNA sequence from the Verrucomicrobiota bacterium genome:
GTTGTAGTTCTGCGCGGAGTTAAAGGGCGGATCGAGATAAACGAGGTCCACCGTCTCGTCCTTGAGATAGCGGCGCATGATGTCGAGGTTGTCGCCGTAATAAAGCGTGCCCATGCGCGCAGGCTAACCACTGCCCATGAAAGAATCAACGGAGAAGGAATCGCAGCAGGTGAATCCATTTGCCGAAGCGCAACGCGTAGCCAAGCCGGAGAAGCAGACGGAGTTGATTTGGGTTTTGCTCCGCCGCAATCCTGCGTTCAAATGGTCACGCCGTAACGCAGCGATTCGGATGGATTGGGGAGCGCTCGCGTCTTGTGGGCTGTCGTTGCTGTCCCGGCGACGACTTTCACAGTCAAACTTCTTCCGCGATAAATAGTGCCGGAGAGTTGGAGTAACGGGAGTGCCTCAAGGTCTGAATTTCAGCGAATTCAACGCCGTTTGTTGCGCCAATTTTGGGTCGAAATCCGTTGAATCCTGGTAGAAATACGAAATGCGACCGTCGGTCCACAGGGGACCCCAACTGTGCAAGAAGAACATCTCTTGTATCTTGATCCAGCGTGCGGAGCCGTCCATGAAGAGCTGGTTGCCGCCCACCGGTATCTTGGAGCTTGGGCCGTGATGTGGCGGCATGTCCTTAAAGGCGGTGTCGCGTCCGCCACCCCATTGATTATCCACCTTTAAGATGGCGTCCGCGGCGAGCACCCAGTGAGCGCGAGCTTGCGAGGCTTTGACGGGACTGCGAGAAGGGATCCCGCCCGGGAACGCCGGATTGCCCCAGGTCTGAATCCCTCCGAAATATTGAAAGCCGATCAGCCACTGATCATAAACAGCTTCATACTGAGGGAAGGTGGGGCGGTTGGGACAAGTCCAAATCTGGCCGACGGTGGAATTGGAGTAGATGATCAAGGCGACCGACTGGGCGGCCTTGCGTTCGGGCGGGTTCAGAGCGATCTGGACCACGGCGCCTCGGGCCTCCAGGACCTTGTCCTCATTGTCGTGCGCGTAGATGGTGACCCCAAGGCCGATTTGCCTGAGATTGTTGAGGCAGCCAGTTCGCTTGGCGCTTTCCTTGGCACGCCCCAAGGCTGGGAGCAGCAAGGCGGCCAGGATTGCGATGATCGCGATGACGACGAGCAATTCAATTAGAGTGAAAGCGAACCCGGCGTTTCTTCCCCCGATTGTAAAGTTGAATGGGCGCTCAACCGCGGGTGTACCCAACAC
Encoded proteins:
- a CDS encoding prepilin-type N-terminal cleavage/methylation domain-containing protein; translated protein: MTTGGKQCSRNHAASKPTSYPSIIFQLPADDVLGTPAVERPFNFTIGGRNAGFAFTLIELLVVIAIIAILAALLLPALGRAKESAKRTGCLNNLRQIGLGVTIYAHDNEDKVLEARGAVVQIALNPPERKAAQSVALIIYSNSTVGQIWTCPNRPTFPQYEAVYDQWLIGFQYFGGIQTWGNPAFPGGIPSRSPVKASQARAHWVLAADAILKVDNQWGGGRDTAFKDMPPHHGPSSKIPVGGNQLFMDGSARWIKIQEMFFLHSWGPLWTDGRISYFYQDSTDFDPKLAQQTALNSLKFRP